A window of Cohnella herbarum contains these coding sequences:
- a CDS encoding MBOAT family O-acyltransferase codes for MVFSSVLFLFFFLPLVLALYFSVPFKYKNTILLLFSLVFYAWGEPRYVVLMILSILMNYGYGIWIDKTQHREKKKVSILTLAIVMNIGLLGFFKYANFFVDVMNSVLQTNLHLKPIPLPIGISFYTFHALSYLIDVYRKKEKAQRNLFRLSLYITFFPQLVAGPIIRYNAVAEQLGKRAFSSPQFAEGIKRFILGLSKKILLANPLGSVADTVFASSPMDLSTGSAWLGMIAYTLQIYFDFSGYSDMAIGLGKMFGFEFAENFNYPYISKSISEFWRRWHISLGSWFRDYVYIPLGGSRVAHWKIYRNLFIVWTLTGFWHGASWTFLAWGTYYGILIALEKAGLEKWLSKIYPLNHVIVLLLVMIGWVFFRADNFGYAMDFMSTLFYSNGNAIFDSQALSLLSLNWLPFAIAILVAMPVYPKLQKLRFSQSITNALTVFAMLFHFFLLAEVILYLINSTYNPFLYFRF; via the coding sequence TTGGTTTTTAGTTCAGTCCTATTTTTGTTTTTCTTTTTACCGCTTGTTCTGGCGCTCTATTTCTCCGTTCCGTTCAAATATAAAAATACGATTCTGTTACTTTTCAGTTTAGTTTTCTATGCATGGGGCGAACCCAGATATGTCGTTCTCATGATCTTATCCATTCTCATGAACTACGGTTACGGCATTTGGATCGATAAAACGCAACATCGCGAAAAAAAGAAAGTCTCGATATTAACGTTGGCCATCGTCATGAATATCGGACTTCTGGGTTTCTTTAAGTATGCGAATTTCTTCGTGGATGTCATGAATTCCGTTCTTCAAACGAATCTTCATCTAAAGCCGATTCCCTTACCGATAGGGATCTCTTTTTACACGTTCCATGCGCTCAGTTACTTAATCGACGTGTATCGAAAAAAAGAAAAAGCGCAACGGAATCTGTTCCGTCTGTCGCTTTACATTACGTTTTTCCCGCAACTCGTGGCAGGTCCGATTATTAGATATAACGCCGTCGCCGAACAACTCGGCAAACGCGCGTTTTCTTCCCCCCAATTCGCCGAGGGAATCAAACGGTTCATTCTAGGTTTATCCAAAAAAATACTGTTGGCCAACCCGCTCGGGTCCGTCGCCGATACCGTATTCGCTTCGTCTCCGATGGATCTATCTACCGGAAGCGCTTGGCTTGGAATGATCGCGTATACGCTGCAAATCTATTTTGATTTCTCGGGATACAGCGATATGGCGATAGGTTTAGGTAAAATGTTCGGCTTCGAGTTCGCGGAGAACTTCAACTATCCGTATATCTCGAAGAGCATTTCCGAGTTCTGGAGACGCTGGCATATCTCGTTGGGCAGTTGGTTCAGGGACTATGTCTATATCCCGCTGGGCGGTAGCAGAGTCGCTCATTGGAAGATCTATCGCAACTTATTCATCGTGTGGACGCTTACGGGGTTCTGGCATGGAGCCAGTTGGACTTTCCTTGCTTGGGGCACCTACTACGGAATCCTTATCGCTCTAGAAAAAGCCGGCCTTGAAAAATGGCTATCCAAGATTTATCCGTTAAACCATGTTATCGTGCTGCTGCTTGTCATGATCGGATGGGTTTTCTTTCGCGCCGACAACTTCGGTTACGCGATGGATTTCATGTCTACCCTTTTCTATTCCAATGGCAACGCGATCTTCGATTCACAGGCCCTATCGTTGTTATCTTTGAACTGGCTGCCTTTTGCCATTGCGATTCTCGTTGCTATGCCAGTGTATCCGAAGCTTCAGAAGTTACGATTCAGTCAATCGATTACGAACGCGCTAACCGTTTTTGCAATGCTGTTCCACTTCTTCCTTCTCGCGGAAGTGATCTTGTATTTGATTAATTCAACCTACAACCCATTCCTGTATTTTAGATTCTGA
- a CDS encoding NAD-dependent epimerase/dehydratase family protein yields MSKTKIAILGATGHIAKNIIMGLSKNTNYELFLFARNQERLQAFLKAEIADCSGIAVHSFSSFMELNYDAIMNCVGIGDPAKLKKVGGDIFRLTEEFDNLALRYIENSPKTLYINFSSGIAYGSNFNTPADQNKTAVININNISSTDYYTISKMNTEAKHRSFSKFNIVDLRVFGFFSRYIDLKMPYFLSEIVNSLKRDKEFVTGSNDMVRDYIHPRDLVELIERCINIRNINDVFDVYSLEPISKFQMLEFFEKNYGLRVKIEKETEITSVTGLKSNYYSLNRKSDMIGYQPQYSSKDAIISELNYIL; encoded by the coding sequence ATGAGTAAAACTAAAATTGCGATTTTAGGAGCCACGGGGCATATTGCCAAAAATATCATAATGGGTTTATCCAAAAATACGAATTACGAATTATTTCTGTTTGCTAGAAATCAGGAACGGTTACAAGCCTTCCTTAAAGCCGAGATCGCTGATTGCTCGGGTATAGCAGTCCATTCTTTTAGTTCCTTCATGGAGCTGAACTACGACGCGATTATGAATTGCGTGGGGATCGGCGATCCTGCCAAATTGAAAAAAGTAGGCGGGGATATATTCAGATTGACCGAGGAATTCGATAATTTAGCCTTAAGGTATATAGAAAACAGTCCCAAAACTTTGTATATCAATTTTAGCAGCGGCATTGCCTACGGTTCAAATTTCAATACGCCCGCGGATCAGAATAAAACAGCCGTCATCAACATCAATAACATCTCTTCAACGGATTACTATACCATTTCCAAAATGAATACGGAGGCCAAGCATCGGTCATTTTCTAAATTCAATATCGTGGATTTAAGAGTATTCGGATTTTTCAGCAGGTATATCGATTTGAAAATGCCTTATTTTCTTAGCGAGATCGTCAATAGTTTAAAACGAGATAAAGAGTTTGTAACGGGAAGTAACGACATGGTAAGAGATTACATACATCCTAGGGATTTGGTTGAGTTAATCGAAAGATGCATTAATATTCGCAATATTAACGATGTGTTCGATGTGTATAGCTTAGAACCGATCAGTAAGTTCCAGATGCTTGAATTTTTCGAGAAGAACTATGGATTAAGGGTCAAGATCGAAAAGGAAACGGAAATTACTTCGGTCACGGGCTTGAAATCAAACTACTATTCGCTTAACAGGAAATCGGATATGATTGGCTACCAGCCCCAATATTCTTCCAAAGATGCGATTATATCCGAATTAAATTACATATTGTAA
- a CDS encoding glycoside hydrolase family 127 protein, whose product MRETKVYIQDDFWNGYSELVRQTVIPYQWEALNDRIEGAEPSHAIRNFRIAAGLKEGEFGGFVFQDSDLAKWLEAVGFSLRHHPDPELEKIADDVIDLIGQAQHENGYLNTYYTIKEPGKQWTNLYEAHELYCAGHMIEAAVAYFEATGKRKLLDIVCRFADLIDNQFGTKPGQIRGYCGHQEIELALVKLYRVTGEQRYVNLSRYFIDERGSKPNYFFEEWERRGRTSYWVQGTTSEPNLEMYQSHLPVREQSAAVGHSVRAVYMYSAMADLARLTGDAKLREACERLWANTTGKQMYITGGIGSTHLGEAFSFDYDLPNDTVYAETCASIGLIFWARRMLQIEAKSEYADVMERALYNNVLGSMSKDGKHFFYVNPLEVWPDASAKNPDRHHVKAVRQKWFGCSCCPPNVARLLSSLSDYIYDVSDDGKTVYAHLFIGSEVSFELAGRSVTLRQRSELPWNGKVEFEVSIPDGGDGAEFELALRVPGWFQSRLPVMKVNGETQNYRVDNGYAKAEQIWSEGDRVEWLLPLETKLIAAHPLIRADAGKAAIQRGPLVYCVEEADNVTPLSSFSLAEEPKLTESFVADLLDGCVIVEGDGLVVDDSVWSEGQPYQPLKDQTRPVRFKAIPYYLWGNRQPGEMSVWLRS is encoded by the coding sequence ATGCGGGAGACGAAAGTATATATCCAAGACGATTTTTGGAATGGTTACTCGGAGCTGGTTCGCCAAACCGTCATCCCTTACCAGTGGGAAGCGCTGAACGATCGGATCGAAGGCGCGGAACCTAGCCATGCGATTCGAAACTTCCGTATTGCCGCAGGGCTGAAGGAAGGCGAATTCGGCGGCTTTGTGTTTCAAGACAGCGATTTGGCCAAGTGGTTGGAGGCGGTCGGCTTTTCGCTCCGTCATCATCCGGACCCTGAACTCGAGAAGATCGCCGATGACGTGATCGACTTGATCGGTCAAGCCCAGCATGAGAACGGATACTTGAATACGTACTATACGATCAAGGAACCAGGCAAACAATGGACCAATCTTTACGAAGCTCACGAGTTATATTGCGCCGGTCATATGATCGAAGCCGCCGTCGCTTATTTCGAAGCCACGGGAAAACGCAAGCTGCTCGATATCGTCTGCCGTTTCGCCGACCTTATCGATAACCAATTCGGAACGAAGCCGGGCCAAATTCGGGGATATTGCGGCCATCAGGAGATCGAGTTGGCTCTTGTCAAGCTGTATCGGGTGACGGGAGAACAACGTTATGTGAACCTAAGCCGCTACTTCATCGATGAGCGGGGAAGTAAGCCGAACTACTTCTTCGAGGAATGGGAGCGCCGCGGACGGACAAGCTACTGGGTACAGGGAACAACGTCCGAGCCCAATCTCGAAATGTATCAAAGCCATCTTCCCGTACGAGAGCAATCGGCTGCCGTCGGACACTCCGTGCGGGCCGTCTACATGTATTCGGCGATGGCCGATCTGGCGCGATTGACAGGTGACGCCAAACTGCGCGAAGCCTGCGAGCGACTGTGGGCTAATACGACCGGCAAGCAAATGTACATTACCGGTGGCATCGGTTCGACGCATCTCGGCGAAGCATTCTCGTTCGATTACGACCTGCCCAACGATACCGTTTACGCGGAAACTTGCGCCTCGATCGGCTTGATCTTCTGGGCGCGAAGGATGCTGCAGATAGAAGCCAAGAGCGAATACGCCGACGTAATGGAGAGGGCGCTTTACAACAATGTGCTTGGAAGCATGTCTAAAGACGGCAAGCATTTTTTCTATGTGAACCCGTTAGAGGTATGGCCGGACGCAAGCGCCAAAAATCCCGACAGGCATCATGTGAAGGCCGTACGTCAGAAGTGGTTCGGCTGTTCTTGCTGCCCGCCTAACGTAGCCCGTCTGCTCAGCTCGTTGAGCGATTACATTTACGACGTATCCGATGACGGCAAGACGGTCTATGCACATTTGTTTATCGGCAGCGAAGTCTCGTTCGAACTTGCCGGACGAAGCGTGACGTTGCGCCAGCGGTCGGAACTGCCTTGGAACGGCAAGGTCGAATTCGAGGTATCGATTCCGGACGGCGGCGATGGCGCCGAGTTTGAGTTAGCGCTCCGCGTACCAGGCTGGTTCCAGAGCCGCCTGCCGGTTATGAAAGTGAACGGGGAAACTCAAAATTATCGCGTGGATAACGGATATGCGAAAGCGGAGCAAATCTGGTCGGAAGGCGATAGAGTGGAGTGGTTGTTACCGCTGGAGACGAAGCTGATCGCCGCCCACCCGTTAATCCGAGCAGACGCGGGCAAGGCCGCCATTCAGCGCGGCCCGCTCGTCTATTGTGTCGAAGAAGCGGATAACGTGACTCCGCTTTCCTCGTTCTCCCTTGCCGAAGAACCGAAGCTTACGGAGAGCTTTGTCGCCGATCTGCTCGACGGTTGCGTTATCGTAGAGGGCGACGGGCTGGTCGTCGACGATTCCGTTTGGTCGGAGGGACAGCCTTACCAGCCGCTCAAGGACCAGACGCGGCCCGTCCGCTTCAAAGCGATTCCCTATTATTTGTGGGGAAATCGCCAGCCCGGGGAGATGAGCGTTTGGCTACGTAGCTGA
- a CDS encoding helix-turn-helix domain-containing protein, with protein MSEASIVELQAPPLPYFVEAGRAEFRAGDRHPNRRNLGIYDLLIMAEGELHIGENGKEWSLREGDTLLLLPYGEHYSVKPCERKTVFYWVHFEHVAKQQGVHAEETDTHALLPFGNPYSLRIPKQICLSNPQIAFELMRQLLLLPVGDSFWEEQRLFAGILALLEEGRSSGTSSSATRLAEKAAAYLQLNFRNEITNETLAEELHFHPNYIVRCMKMKYGVTPIHYLLEFRLERAKRLLVSTEWSIERIAEEVGFRYSPYFSSSFKRSVGLSPLKYRKQYVN; from the coding sequence ATGAGTGAAGCGTCCATCGTTGAGTTGCAAGCCCCTCCGCTCCCGTATTTCGTGGAAGCCGGGCGTGCGGAGTTCCGGGCCGGCGATCGTCATCCTAATCGAAGAAACCTCGGCATTTACGATCTGCTGATCATGGCCGAGGGAGAGCTTCATATCGGAGAAAACGGGAAAGAATGGTCTCTACGCGAAGGAGATACGTTATTATTGCTGCCTTACGGGGAGCATTATTCGGTCAAGCCATGCGAGCGGAAAACGGTGTTTTACTGGGTTCATTTTGAGCATGTAGCCAAGCAGCAAGGTGTTCACGCCGAAGAAACGGACACCCATGCATTGCTTCCGTTCGGTAATCCCTACTCGCTTCGAATTCCTAAACAGATTTGCTTGTCCAATCCCCAGATCGCCTTCGAACTGATGCGACAGCTGTTGCTGCTGCCGGTCGGCGACTCTTTCTGGGAAGAACAGCGCCTGTTTGCCGGAATTCTCGCCCTGCTGGAGGAAGGAAGGTCGAGCGGGACAAGCTCGTCCGCGACCCGGTTGGCGGAGAAGGCCGCAGCTTACCTTCAATTAAACTTCCGAAATGAAATCACGAACGAGACTCTGGCTGAGGAGCTCCATTTTCATCCCAACTATATCGTTCGCTGCATGAAAATGAAGTACGGAGTCACGCCGATTCACTATTTGCTCGAGTTCCGCCTAGAGCGGGCCAAGCGTCTCCTCGTCTCTACGGAATGGTCGATTGAACGGATCGCGGAAGAAGTCGGTTTTCGGTACTCCCCCTACTTCTCATCCTCTTTCAAGCGCAGCGTCGGCCTGTCTCCTCTCAAATACCGTAAGCAGTATGTGAATTGA
- a CDS encoding response regulator transcription factor, giving the protein MPTILVADDDANIRELVCLFLRNDGLSTVEAADGKEALAVYASTQVDLVVLDIMMPIMDGWTLCKELRRANPDLPLLMLTARGETWEKVKGFQLGTDDYLTKPFDPMELTVRVRALLKRYRIGSTQSIQLGNIILDRQTYKVTRGTESLTLPLKEFELLYKLAGTPGQIFTRDQLIDQIWGIDYAGDDRTIDVHIKRLRERFASSPDFHIETVRGLGYRLEVQE; this is encoded by the coding sequence ATGCCTACAATACTGGTTGCCGACGACGATGCGAACATTCGCGAACTCGTCTGTTTGTTTCTGCGTAACGACGGGTTGTCAACTGTCGAAGCCGCGGACGGTAAGGAAGCGCTGGCCGTCTATGCTTCGACGCAAGTCGATCTCGTCGTACTCGATATTATGATGCCGATTATGGATGGTTGGACGTTATGCAAGGAGCTGAGACGAGCAAACCCCGATCTTCCGCTGCTCATGCTGACGGCCAGAGGAGAAACATGGGAGAAAGTGAAGGGCTTCCAGCTAGGTACGGACGATTACTTGACGAAGCCGTTCGATCCGATGGAACTGACGGTACGCGTTAGAGCGCTCCTGAAAAGATACCGGATTGGCTCCACGCAGTCGATCCAGTTGGGCAATATCATTCTTGATCGCCAGACCTATAAGGTAACGAGAGGAACGGAGTCGCTAACTTTGCCGCTCAAGGAGTTCGAATTACTTTATAAGCTTGCCGGTACCCCCGGACAAATCTTTACGCGCGACCAGTTGATCGACCAGATTTGGGGGATCGATTACGCTGGAGACGATCGAACGATAGACGTACATATTAAACGTCTGCGCGAACGGTTCGCGTCTTCACCGGATTTCCATATCGAAACGGTACGCGGGCTTGGATATCGGCTTGAGGTACAAGAATGA
- a CDS encoding alpha/beta fold hydrolase, with product MKMNKLLKFILKSIGIIVIAIILFLAIVFIVNMICNKTEKSKIEPYGQSVVVDGKKMNVLIQGEGEETVVLLPGYGTAAPALDFKPLVEELSPFYKVVVIEPFGYGLSDGTDKERNTENIVNEIHEALQSLNIDRYILMGHSIAGIYGLDYVNKYENEVSAFVGIDSSVPTQGGMDTEFPIKTFKLLKKSGIARLVMKLSADPYEGLPFDDETKKQIRMITHKNLYNSTLSNEMENFSPNFKAAEKLTFPKNLPVILLVQANNTDVEGWIPLHEGQIKDLEHGEMIKVEGEHYLHHTHSKEMVENFRGFIEGIQ from the coding sequence ATGAAAATGAACAAGTTGCTTAAGTTTATTCTTAAGTCGATAGGGATTATCGTAATAGCCATAATCCTTTTTCTAGCTATTGTTTTTATAGTAAACATGATTTGCAACAAGACGGAGAAAAGTAAAATCGAACCCTATGGTCAGTCCGTCGTCGTAGACGGGAAAAAGATGAACGTACTCATTCAAGGGGAAGGCGAAGAAACGGTCGTGCTCCTACCGGGTTATGGAACGGCAGCGCCGGCGCTTGATTTTAAGCCGCTTGTGGAGGAACTGTCCCCATTTTACAAAGTCGTCGTGATTGAACCTTTCGGTTATGGGTTAAGCGATGGAACCGATAAGGAACGAAACACGGAAAATATCGTGAACGAGATTCATGAAGCTTTGCAGAGTTTGAATATTGACCGATACATCCTAATGGGTCACTCCATTGCGGGGATTTACGGTCTCGATTACGTTAACAAATATGAAAACGAAGTGAGCGCGTTCGTCGGGATCGATAGCAGCGTTCCAACGCAAGGCGGCATGGATACTGAATTTCCTATAAAAACGTTTAAACTGCTCAAAAAATCCGGGATAGCCAGATTGGTAATGAAACTGAGTGCAGACCCATATGAAGGATTACCATTCGATGATGAAACAAAAAAACAAATTAGGATGATTACTCACAAAAATCTTTACAATTCCACTCTATCGAATGAAATGGAAAACTTCAGTCCTAATTTTAAGGCGGCAGAAAAATTAACTTTCCCCAAAAATCTTCCCGTTATTCTCTTAGTTCAGGCGAATAATACGGACGTGGAAGGATGGATACCTCTGCATGAAGGGCAAATCAAAGACTTGGAACATGGCGAAATGATTAAGGTTGAAGGAGAGCATTATCTTCACCATACCCATTCGAAAGAAATGGTCGAGAATTTCAGGGGATTTATAGAAGGAATACAGTAG
- a CDS encoding collagen-like protein yields the protein MFICSGVGVFAAVQSKPTTSVIYACTKTNGDLRIVASSKSCLKNEKLLSWNVIGPKGEKGAKGDKVDKGDPGVKGAVGPTGAKGDTGATGATGPQGSSGNTGATGATGPTGATGPQGPQGIPGMPGTEIVASAVKAVTNDDQSTNYPNSIYFHTQPFDLGDEFDGTTFIPKTDGIYWFQVSYEVFLYPGNSGSVEIGIVELPAAGGMNYVQKYTDYTPNGFPGGNFFVTTSTMLKLTAGKRITIIPYTPGNNNSIVKATLEVARLPFPVAAVQ from the coding sequence GTGTTTATTTGCTCCGGCGTAGGCGTCTTTGCGGCCGTTCAGAGTAAACCGACGACAAGCGTTATATACGCTTGCACGAAGACGAATGGAGATCTTCGGATTGTCGCTTCCTCCAAGTCTTGTCTCAAGAACGAGAAATTGCTCTCTTGGAACGTGATCGGACCGAAGGGAGAGAAAGGGGCGAAGGGAGACAAGGTAGACAAGGGAGATCCGGGAGTTAAAGGAGCCGTCGGCCCGACAGGGGCGAAAGGCGACACCGGGGCGACTGGCGCGACTGGGCCGCAAGGGTCATCGGGAAATACGGGTGCGACAGGGGCCACAGGTCCGACCGGCGCAACCGGACCGCAAGGACCCCAGGGGATACCCGGAATGCCGGGAACGGAAATCGTCGCCTCCGCGGTTAAGGCTGTAACCAACGATGATCAAAGTACGAATTACCCCAACAGTATTTATTTTCATACCCAACCCTTTGACTTAGGAGACGAATTCGACGGTACGACGTTCATTCCGAAGACGGACGGGATTTATTGGTTCCAGGTTTCCTACGAAGTCTTCCTATATCCCGGTAATTCCGGGTCTGTGGAGATCGGCATAGTCGAACTCCCGGCCGCAGGAGGAATGAACTACGTGCAAAAGTATACTGACTATACGCCGAACGGCTTTCCCGGCGGAAATTTTTTCGTCACGACATCGACCATGCTTAAGCTTACTGCAGGTAAAAGGATCACGATTATCCCCTATACTCCGGGGAACAACAACAGTATCGTGAAAGCAACGCTGGAAGTGGCGCGACTGCCTTTCCCTGTTGCTGCTGTCCAATAA
- a CDS encoding DHHW family protein has translation MNKRISIVYIVVFIAIIFGFAIASILKPDRDISAIENRTLSQLPRISLEAISTRSFFEDMNQYANDQIVFRDEMVSIYQNQQNSKLFNSMLFENLLRANKPHNPEEGTAIKDSRIVSGLVVTNHKWIMPVTDKVVHTDKIDESTAKLNEAVKFAEARNTETYFVFNPSRTKALMHLYPEYLQTDAYARSKDYFLSKLDPNINVVNIGDKFDSFTKAQLEERYLETDHHWNIKGAFTAYQEMITQISNKSALFEDTPLTLNDIYVSQLTTGNFEGSYNIQINNAVSPRRADRTILYEPKVPFSFHNFEVINKDGQQTVSSFKDFYGFKKGRSTYSYGAIYGGDRRKIAYENPKANNRLNVLLLKDSFMNPITPYLAQHFNKLTVYDSRYYSEFSLKKILASEHYDVLIIAFHDDNLFSDTYNFEKIAGN, from the coding sequence GTGAACAAACGGATTTCAATCGTTTATATCGTCGTCTTCATAGCCATTATTTTCGGTTTCGCGATTGCCAGCATTCTTAAACCGGATAGAGACATCTCCGCTATTGAAAACAGAACGTTAAGCCAGTTGCCTAGGATCAGTTTGGAAGCCATTTCTACGCGCAGTTTTTTCGAAGATATGAACCAATACGCCAATGATCAAATCGTGTTCCGCGATGAAATGGTAAGCATTTACCAAAATCAGCAAAATTCTAAGTTGTTCAACTCCATGCTGTTCGAAAACTTGCTTCGTGCTAACAAGCCGCATAATCCCGAAGAGGGAACCGCCATTAAAGATTCGCGCATCGTATCCGGACTTGTCGTCACGAACCACAAGTGGATTATGCCCGTTACCGACAAAGTCGTTCATACGGATAAAATCGACGAATCGACCGCCAAATTAAACGAAGCGGTTAAATTCGCCGAAGCGCGAAACACGGAAACGTATTTTGTTTTTAACCCGTCCAGAACCAAAGCGCTGATGCATTTATATCCTGAGTATTTGCAAACCGATGCTTATGCCCGTTCCAAAGACTATTTCTTATCCAAGCTCGATCCTAATATTAACGTCGTTAATATTGGCGACAAGTTCGATTCTTTCACGAAAGCGCAGTTGGAGGAACGCTACTTGGAAACCGACCACCATTGGAACATCAAGGGCGCCTTTACGGCTTATCAGGAAATGATAACCCAGATCTCTAACAAGTCGGCCTTATTCGAAGATACGCCGCTAACTCTGAACGATATCTACGTATCTCAATTAACGACTGGCAACTTCGAAGGCAGCTATAACATTCAAATCAATAATGCCGTAAGTCCCAGAAGAGCGGATAGAACGATCCTCTATGAACCGAAAGTGCCGTTCTCCTTTCACAATTTCGAAGTCATTAACAAAGACGGACAACAAACCGTTTCGAGCTTTAAAGATTTTTACGGTTTCAAAAAAGGGCGAAGCACTTATTCTTATGGAGCCATCTACGGCGGCGACAGACGTAAAATCGCTTATGAGAATCCGAAAGCGAATAATCGATTAAACGTCTTGCTGCTGAAAGATTCTTTCATGAATCCTATAACGCCGTATTTGGCTCAACATTTTAACAAACTTACCGTTTACGATAGTCGTTATTATTCGGAATTCAGCCTGAAGAAGATTCTCGCGAGCGAGCATTACGATGTATTGATCATCGCATTCCACGACGACAATCTGTTCAGCGATACCTATAATTTCGAGAAGATTGCCGGAAATTAG
- a CDS encoding sensor histidine kinase yields the protein MIKSLYTRVVLTFLVSVIGGTIIAFFVATWIFKDKLNENLKITLLDFGQDIVRLYEVLPLSEAEKFLSGMKQLNSYHVRIYDETGRFQSYGPLNGHKTSTVTMEHIKKVINGEVTAIHATATETNFLGLPLKTEMGTKAMFIEPLAPSSSFLITWVLNFLAYSLTAGSLIILIAAMFLIRPIKKLTIATKRIAAGDFNVELNIKQKGEIGTLARSFEEMMHDLQQLEQMRREFVSNVSHEVQSPLTSISGYAIALKQEDIGVNERRRFLDIIIAEADRMSKMSNSLLKLSLLESQTQQLQLVTLRLDEQIRRVIVAIQPQWSARSIRFELDLRAVTLTGDHDQLNQVWTNLLGNSIKFSKEGDIIEVSVKQNNNHAIVRISDNGIGISPEDQKRIFERFFKADRSHSRKYDGSGMGLAIAKQIVSLHHGDIQVESEIGRGTTFIVTLPITPVVNS from the coding sequence ATGATCAAATCCTTATATACACGGGTAGTCCTGACATTTTTAGTCTCGGTAATCGGGGGGACTATCATTGCTTTTTTCGTGGCGACTTGGATATTTAAGGATAAATTGAACGAAAACCTGAAAATCACCTTGCTTGATTTCGGCCAGGACATCGTCCGGTTATACGAGGTACTGCCGTTAAGCGAAGCGGAAAAGTTCTTAAGCGGAATGAAGCAGCTCAATTCTTATCATGTTCGAATTTATGATGAAACGGGTCGGTTCCAGTCTTACGGACCGCTTAACGGACATAAGACTTCCACTGTGACGATGGAACACATAAAGAAAGTAATAAATGGAGAAGTTACAGCCATCCATGCAACGGCAACCGAAACGAACTTCCTCGGCCTGCCGTTAAAAACGGAAATGGGAACAAAAGCGATGTTTATAGAGCCGCTAGCTCCTTCCTCCTCATTCCTCATTACATGGGTATTGAACTTTTTGGCGTATTCGTTAACAGCGGGAAGCCTGATTATTCTGATCGCCGCTATGTTCCTAATAAGACCGATCAAGAAGCTGACAATAGCGACTAAGCGTATCGCAGCCGGAGACTTTAACGTCGAGCTGAATATTAAGCAGAAGGGCGAGATAGGTACGTTAGCTCGCAGCTTTGAAGAAATGATGCACGATTTACAGCAGCTTGAGCAAATGCGCAGGGAATTCGTATCGAACGTGTCGCACGAAGTTCAGTCGCCGCTTACCTCGATTTCCGGTTATGCTATCGCTCTTAAACAAGAAGACATCGGCGTTAACGAGCGTAGACGTTTTCTCGACATTATTATCGCCGAAGCGGATCGGATGTCCAAGATGAGCAACAGCCTGCTAAAGCTGAGTTTGCTTGAATCGCAGACGCAGCAGTTGCAGTTGGTCACGTTAAGATTAGATGAACAGATAAGGCGAGTCATCGTGGCCATCCAACCTCAATGGTCGGCTCGCAGCATCCGATTCGAGCTTGATCTGCGGGCGGTTACCCTAACGGGTGATCATGATCAACTGAATCAAGTATGGACCAATTTGCTCGGCAATAGCATCAAATTTTCCAAGGAAGGCGATATTATCGAAGTAAGCGTCAAGCAAAATAACAACCATGCGATCGTCCGAATATCCGACAATGGCATTGGGATTTCACCGGAGGACCAGAAGCGTATATTCGAGCGTTTCTTTAAGGCCGATCGGTCCCATAGCCGGAAGTATGACGGTAGCGGTATGGGACTTGCGATCGCCAAACAAATCGTGTCTCTACATCACGGAGATATCCAAGTAGAAAGCGAAATCGGTCGCGGAACGACATTCATCGTCACTTTGCCCATCACGCCGGTAGTAAATTCATAG